The Anabas testudineus chromosome 3, fAnaTes1.2, whole genome shotgun sequence sequence CCTGTGGCGCTGTTGTTAGTGTTTTCTCTGGCTGTTGCAGCCTAGTGGGTAATTCTTTGCGAACATTTGCCCTCTTGTTTCTGCAGCCTTTGAGTATGGCTTCTTGCTACAGATAAATGAGGAGGCCGCGCTGGCAGTGGCCCTGAATGACTACCTAACCTCACGCAGCTACCTCGCAGGGTTCAGCCCCTCCCAAGCCGACCAGAAAGCTTTTAAGCTCCTGCACAGGCCCCCAGATCCACAACATGTCCATGCTCTGCGCTGGTACAGACACATAGCAGCTCTGCAGCGGGACCTCAGccctgacagcagcagtgagtaGAGTGTTGAAGGCATGAACAGGCTGAACATGGTTGTAGTCCCATACCTGGCTGGAAGTTGAGGCTGTCTAAGGTCCTTAAGGAAGAAAAGATTCACATGATGAACCCACAGGTCTTTTGCAGGCACTTGAATGAATTCAGTTTCGTCTTTCAAATTCTTTGTCGGTCTCCTGTGTGTGGTGCCTGAATGCTGAGTTTATCACTGttcaaacaaaaagacagcagCTGGGACATACTAGACTTAAATGTTGGTTCTGAAAAGATAAACACCTGAACACAGGATATATAAGTTAAAATGGCTTTGAAAAAGCATGAAAACTTACAAAGATGTGCCATTTGCAACAAGTGAGACATCATTCTTAGCATGGTTATACTGCATGTGTTTGGTTGGCTattatgtgctgctgtgtgtggatAAGGACAGACAGCAAGGATCTCCTTAActgagcacatactgtatgcatagCTGCATTCTTTTGAGAGTAAGACTTCCTCACTTTTTAGTATCTGactaaaaataaagcaaatcagCAGGATCTACTCTCTAGTGACTCACTTGTTCGTTTATCATACTAAAATATTGTTGCATGCGTCAAATGCGTCGTACTATTCAAGTTGGTataacagcaaaaaacaaaactatccAAGTTTAATTGGGAaatttttaaaatagttgaTCTGGATATAGTGCAGTTTTGTTTCTCCctgtggagaagaagaaattaataataatactttttgaTCACAGTAGAGCTAGTCAATTAATGAGTAATTGATCatcagaaaaatataaataaaaaatataaaagccAGTTTAGCTTAGTTAATAATTAAGGCAAATGTTAATTGGTTCCACTTTCATAAGTGTGATTatttcctgcttttattttgtacttcATTTTCATCGGTGTAAAACTCAATGTTTATGGGGCTTTTTGGCTGCTGGCGAAAGGGGCAAACTAATGGTGCTATTTCCAATTATTATatgtgaaaataacacaatttaAATCATTGTGTTTACTTAGCTTGTCTGTGAAAACAGACAAGCTTTTGCTTAAGTCTGATCCTATATACAGTGCATTTAAACTCAGATATTGCACAGGGATTGGGGTAAAACGTTTTCATTCAATGTATAATTGTCAATTTAAGTAAACATTACCTTTTCGGTATGTTTTTGTCATGTGTCTTTCAGTGAAGGGGAAGCGAGTTCAGCCCCCTTGGTCTCCACCAATAGGAACAGATGTCCCCCAGCTTCGACTCTACAACAGCTTAACCAGAGCAAAGGTCAGTTATAGGCATATTAAATCCTTGTCAGTGCTTACAGAGGGACAAAGGAACAGAGCAGCAGCCGAACTCTATAAATTCTTACACGACCTTACAAACGCTATGATGcgtattatttgttattttctcaTTCTCTAAATCAGTTATTTCACAGTGAATTGTGTGGCTTTGAAAAGAtttggcttttctttttcttttaataaattgttggctgctgctgctggttgttgCACGTTTACCCTGATATACACAatacaatatttcattttcaaactatTAATTTTCACATGGGACATACTTGACTGTCCTGACTGTCACCTCGAAAATTAAAACTGCCAAACCACCACAGcctttaaatcattaaaaagctcatctgatgttttgttttttttcttatttatgaCACGACACACTGAATGAAACAAGTCTACACAAAGCACTGGTCAAAGTTTCATTTaagttaattatttttcagGAGCTGTTTGTTCCCCAGAAAGGGAATAAAGTGACATGGTACTGCTGCGGACCCACAGTGTATGATGCCTCACACATGGGTCATGCCAGGTAAACagaccacagagaaacactttaAAGATGTGCATTGTTTTCATAATCGCAGACAGTTATCCTTTCCTCTACTAAAGCACGTTTATTTTATAATCTTTCTTCAGATCATACATATCCTTTGATATCCTGCGGAGGATTCTGAGAGACTACTTCAAGTATGACGTCCTCTACTGCATGAACATCACAGACATAGATGACAAAGTAAGCTTACATCATTGGATTTGCGCACACATATTGTATAGCTAATGTAAATCGGTGTCTCCCACATCATATGGCACAAGCCATGAACTTGAGCCTTGTAAACCACTTGAACAGTCATTAATTTGGTATGTGTAGATCATGCATGTTCATATTGTTTTCTTCCAGATTATCAAAAGGGCCCGGCAGAACTACCTTTTGGACCAGTACAAGGAGAAGCAGCCACAAGCTGCTCAAATACTGCGTGATGTCCTGAGTGCCAGAGAGGTAAGACAAACCACTCAATAAGCCTTTAAGAAAGTAATAGCTTTTGTGAGGTGATAATCCAATGTTTGTGTAGAGGAAATACTGAAAGTATTATGTGAAGAGGACCATCTGGGATTAAATATCACCTCAGTTGTgatataaatacagtttgttaTGTAGGTTTACCTAGAAATTCTCtgtagttgtagttttttttacttaaattcTCACCCACATGTTCATCCTGCTGTTTTCAGCCCTTTCAGGCACTTTTGGCTTCAACTACAGATCCAGATAAAAAGCAGATGCTGGAAAGGCTGGATGCTGCTGTCACTGCCTCTCTGCAGCCCCTACAGGCAGCCATGGAGAGCAAAGCAGCAGATGGAGTCGTACAACCTCTGGCCCAGGTAAGACTGAGGAgatgcagtggtttttgttacCTATTGTTCATCATAATTTCTATTgtaatctctctctgtctggtaAGAAGGAAAAACTACTTTTTTATaattcaaatgtgtttaatttagaTCTGTGTATTGTATTGCTACACAATATTGTTTATGTCTTCTTTATACTTAATTTATGTTGTTAACAACACCAGGGAAAATGTTTAACATTGACAttactgcaataaaaacaagtcattATTGAATTAgtataaataacatgaaaaataaacgACACAATGTATACGCAtagataagaaagaaaaaattaaacactgatttgggaatgtatttatttatttttgtattttcaaaggTGCTCTTGGAGAATTCCAAGGACCTGCTGGCTGACTGGTTGGACAAACAGTTTGGAAGTCAAGTCACAGAGAACTCAATCTTCTCCACTCTTCCCAAATACTGGGAGGGAGAGTATCATAATGACATGAATGCCCTGAACGTAAGTAGGAAGGAAACTCTTTTCTCATGATCATCACAGAGAAGTGCAAGACACTGAACAGAATATGATAATGAAAATGCCACAAATTATATAATTTACAGGCTTTATAATATATCCCATGACTATTCATCTagcatgttgttgctgttattataAATTGTCTTTATGGCCTCCAGGTTCTTCCCCCTGATGTCCTCACTCGGGTCAGCGAATACGTCCCTGAGATTGTGGAGTTTGTGAGGAAGATAGTCTCAAATGGTTATGGGTGAGgataaaagtgatttttttgcACACTTACACTGTCAGTCATAACAttgttgctttatttatttggttttatgaTGTTTACAGGTATGAATCAAATGGTTCGGTGTACTTTGACACCTCCAAGTTTGATGCCAGTCCACAGCACTCGTATGCCAAACTGGTGCCTGAGGCCGTCGGAGATCAGAAAGCTTTACAGGAGGGAGAAGGTACATTGTCACATTTCTGTTAAGCTCTGGAAGCCCCCATGTATACAGTTGTTATAATTGCAGAAGTTTGAATATGGAATATCCACGTTAAAATCCATGTtttctgcttttagttttttttattatcagtgcTCTCGTCCTTAGACCTTCTTTTAGCAAGTTTTTTACTGTTTGAGTATATAACCAAATACAGTTATACTCCTTTGTGGTGACATTTTCAGGTGACCTGAGCATCTCAGCCGACAGACTGAGTGAGAAAAAGTCTCAGAATGACTTTGCCTTGTGGAAAACCTCTAAGCCAGGAGAGCCTTCTTGGGACTCTCCATGGGGGAAGGTGAGAGTTTATTTCTAATCAAATGCAGATAGTAAGATGGCATCCAGAAtaacatctcacacacacacacacacacacacacacacagtaatgaattaattgattaattgtttgttttttaatatcatTACAGGGAAGACCAGGGTGGCACATTGAGTGTTCGGCCATGGCTGGCTCTATCTTGGGAGAGTCCATGGACATCCATGGTGGAGGGTTTGATCTCCGATTCCCCCATCATGATAATGAATTGGCTCAGTCTGAGGTATGAAAGCAAAAACCataacttgtttgttttttgctttgcttttgttgctcttttgtcaaatttaaatgaccaaatgtaaTTCAGAAAAGCAAGAGTGTTGatagaaaatacagaaacagtAGTTCAGGATGATTAGCTgagatgtgtttaaaataatttaagatAGAACATATGCTTATTTTCCTTTGCAGGCGTTCTTTGAGAATAATTACTGGGTCCGATACTTCCTGCACACTGGTCACCTGACGATAGCAGGCTGCAAGATGTCGAAGTCATTGAAGAACTTCATCACCATTAAGGACGCCCTGGCAAAGAACACAGGTGACCTGTCTGGTTCTGCTCTATGTCATTGTTGTAGATGATTTACAGATGATTGTTTCAGCCAGCTACACTGAAAGTCATTCAgtataaataacatgaaaaataaacgACACAATGTATACGCAtagataagaaagaaaaaattaaacactgatttgggaatgtatttatttatttttgtattttcaaagaACACACAGGTGACCTGTCTGGTTCTGCTCTATGTCATTGTTGTAGATGATTTACAGATGATTGTTTCAGCCAGCTACACTGAAAGTCATTCAGTCAAAGTAAAGTAACTTAACtagaatatataatatagatatgtTGCAGGCTGACAGGAAAGACAGGACTTGTGAGTGGCAgtatttgtgtgatttttttatttcctgtacGTCATCTCTtgcttgaaaacacacacacacacacacacacacacacacacacacacacacacacacacacactgaaactgttTGACTCCAGCGTCTCTGttgagtttatttgttttctccCACACTGATTCCACACGGCTTATAAAATCACTGATCTTTTTGTTAAGACAGCATTGGCCTTCTTCTTGTAGGATGAATGTACATATTCTTGCATTtcagtattaaatattttatggtaaaaaaattaaaacatattttatttattataatattttgttgctgtttgcttCATTCATTTGCTTCATTGTCTGTTTGCTTAGACAAATGAAgcattagaaattattttaacagttcCTCTGATTGTCCTCCTGCAGCTCGTCAGCTCCGTCTGGCTTTCTTGATGCATTCCTGGAAAGATACCCTGGACTACTCTTCAAACACAATGGAGTCAGCCGTCCAGTATGAGAAGTTCATGAATGTATGTGATGACTATATACTAAGACTGGCCATGC is a genomic window containing:
- the cars1 gene encoding cysteine--tRNA ligase, cytoplasmic isoform X3, encoding MKGKRVQPPWSPPIGTDVPQLRLYNSLTRAKELFVPQKGNKVTWYCCGPTVYDASHMGHARSYISFDILRRILRDYFKYDVLYCMNITDIDDKIIKRARQNYLLDQYKEKQPQAAQILRDVLSAREPFQALLASTTDPDKKQMLERLDAAVTASLQPLQAAMESKAADGVVQPLAQVLLENSKDLLADWLDKQFGSQVTENSIFSTLPKYWEGEYHNDMNALNVLPPDVLTRVSEYVPEIVEFVRKIVSNGYGYESNGSVYFDTSKFDASPQHSYAKLVPEAVGDQKALQEGEGDLSISADRLSEKKSQNDFALWKTSKPGEPSWDSPWGKGRPGWHIECSAMAGSILGESMDIHGGGFDLRFPHHDNELAQSEAFFENNYWVRYFLHTGHLTIAGCKMSKSLKNFITIKDALAKNTARQLRLAFLMHSWKDTLDYSSNTMESAVQYEKFMNEFFLNVKDILRAPTDITGQFEKWEAAEVELNNSFYDRKSAVHEALCDNIDTRTAMEEMRVLVSHSNSYIASRKSAKLRPNRMLVESVAVYLTNMLKIFGAIEGSDPIGFPVGGQGQSVDLESTVMPYLTVLSDFREGVRKIAREQKVTELLQLCDVVRDDTLPELGVRLEDHEGLPTVVKLVDKETLLKEREEKKKMEEEKKRKKEEAARKKQEQEMAKLAKMKIPPCEMFRKEIDKYSRFDETGFPTHDAEGKELSKGQAKKLRKLYEAQEKLHNEYLQMNQNGN
- the cars1 gene encoding cysteine--tRNA ligase, cytoplasmic isoform X1, translated to MSTSGEPAFEYGFLLQINEEAALAVALNDYLTSRSYLAGFSPSQADQKAFKLLHRPPDPQHVHALRWYRHIAALQRDLSPDSSMKGKRVQPPWSPPIGTDVPQLRLYNSLTRAKELFVPQKGNKVTWYCCGPTVYDASHMGHARSYISFDILRRILRDYFKYDVLYCMNITDIDDKIIKRARQNYLLDQYKEKQPQAAQILRDVLSAREPFQALLASTTDPDKKQMLERLDAAVTASLQPLQAAMESKAADGVVQPLAQVLLENSKDLLADWLDKQFGSQVTENSIFSTLPKYWEGEYHNDMNALNVLPPDVLTRVSEYVPEIVEFVRKIVSNGYGYESNGSVYFDTSKFDASPQHSYAKLVPEAVGDQKALQEGEGDLSISADRLSEKKSQNDFALWKTSKPGEPSWDSPWGKGRPGWHIECSAMAGSILGESMDIHGGGFDLRFPHHDNELAQSEAFFENNYWVRYFLHTGHLTIAGCKMSKSLKNFITIKDALAKNTARQLRLAFLMHSWKDTLDYSSNTMESAVQYEKFMNEFFLNVKDILRAPTDITGQFEKWEAAEVELNNSFYDRKSAVHEALCDNIDTRTAMEEMRVLVSHSNSYIASRKSAKLRPNRMLVESVAVYLTNMLKIFGAIEGSDPIGFPVGGQGQSVDLESTVMPYLTVLSDFREGVRKIAREQKVTELLQLCDVVRDDTLPELGVRLEDHEGLPTVVKLVDKETLLKEREEKKKMEEEKKRKKEEAARKKQEQEMAKLAKMKIPPCEMFRKEIDKYSRFDETGFPTHDAEGKELSKGQAKKLRKLYEAQEKLHNEYLQMNQNGN
- the cars1 gene encoding cysteine--tRNA ligase, cytoplasmic isoform X2; this encodes MSTSGEPVKGKRVQPPWSPPIGTDVPQLRLYNSLTRAKELFVPQKGNKVTWYCCGPTVYDASHMGHARSYISFDILRRILRDYFKYDVLYCMNITDIDDKIIKRARQNYLLDQYKEKQPQAAQILRDVLSAREPFQALLASTTDPDKKQMLERLDAAVTASLQPLQAAMESKAADGVVQPLAQVLLENSKDLLADWLDKQFGSQVTENSIFSTLPKYWEGEYHNDMNALNVLPPDVLTRVSEYVPEIVEFVRKIVSNGYGYESNGSVYFDTSKFDASPQHSYAKLVPEAVGDQKALQEGEGDLSISADRLSEKKSQNDFALWKTSKPGEPSWDSPWGKGRPGWHIECSAMAGSILGESMDIHGGGFDLRFPHHDNELAQSEAFFENNYWVRYFLHTGHLTIAGCKMSKSLKNFITIKDALAKNTARQLRLAFLMHSWKDTLDYSSNTMESAVQYEKFMNEFFLNVKDILRAPTDITGQFEKWEAAEVELNNSFYDRKSAVHEALCDNIDTRTAMEEMRVLVSHSNSYIASRKSAKLRPNRMLVESVAVYLTNMLKIFGAIEGSDPIGFPVGGQGQSVDLESTVMPYLTVLSDFREGVRKIAREQKVTELLQLCDVVRDDTLPELGVRLEDHEGLPTVVKLVDKETLLKEREEKKKMEEEKKRKKEEAARKKQEQEMAKLAKMKIPPCEMFRKEIDKYSRFDETGFPTHDAEGKELSKGQAKKLRKLYEAQEKLHNEYLQMNQNGN